One window from the genome of Acidobacteriota bacterium encodes:
- a CDS encoding cation-efflux pump, with the protein MDAKRRVAISSVAAACLLTGAKLGVGLWTGSLGILSEAAHSALDLLAAGLTWWAVTVSDRPADRDHPYGHEKIENLSALLETLLLLVTCVWIVYEAVARLYFKTVEVKVNAWSFGVVVLAIVVDVSRSRALSRVARETRSKALEADALHFSSDILSSLVVLGGLVFTLLGYPQADAIAAIGVSLFVVWISVRLGMRSVDALTDRVPGDHVGKVARAAQSVPGVARAYDVRVREAGARHFVDLKVGLDPGMPLEAAHGVTEAVERAVQGALSRADVLVHAEPDGAPISMEEESRLIREAVQEIPEVAGCSKALLLKSGEGTHVVLTVSLPGCLSFAEAHAAADRIEKTVREAVAGPVTVTVHAEPAEPVTKDSGGGGRASAPESAE; encoded by the coding sequence ATGGATGCGAAGCGGCGTGTGGCGATTTCCTCCGTGGCCGCGGCCTGCCTCCTGACGGGCGCGAAGCTTGGGGTGGGCCTCTGGACCGGGAGCCTCGGGATCCTCTCCGAGGCGGCCCATTCGGCCCTGGACCTCTTGGCGGCGGGCCTTACGTGGTGGGCCGTCACGGTGTCGGACCGGCCCGCGGACCGGGACCACCCGTACGGCCACGAAAAGATCGAGAACCTCTCGGCACTCCTGGAGACTCTCCTGCTCCTCGTTACCTGCGTCTGGATCGTCTACGAGGCCGTGGCCCGGCTGTATTTCAAGACCGTTGAAGTGAAGGTGAACGCCTGGAGCTTCGGCGTAGTAGTGCTGGCCATCGTGGTGGATGTATCTCGCAGCCGGGCCCTTTCCCGCGTGGCGCGGGAAACGCGCAGCAAGGCACTGGAGGCGGATGCTCTCCACTTCTCCAGCGACATTCTGTCTTCCTTGGTGGTGCTCGGGGGCCTGGTCTTCACCCTGCTGGGCTACCCGCAGGCCGACGCCATCGCCGCCATCGGCGTCTCCCTCTTCGTGGTCTGGATCTCCGTCCGTCTCGGCATGCGGTCCGTGGACGCCCTGACGGACCGGGTTCCAGGGGATCACGTGGGGAAGGTCGCCCGGGCGGCCCAATCCGTCCCCGGCGTGGCCCGAGCCTACGACGTGCGCGTCCGCGAGGCAGGGGCCCGGCATTTCGTGGACCTGAAGGTGGGCCTCGATCCGGGAATGCCCCTCGAGGCGGCCCACGGCGTCACCGAAGCCGTGGAGCGAGCCGTCCAGGGAGCCCTGAGCCGGGCCGACGTGCTCGTCCACGCCGAGCCCGATGGGGCTCCGATTTCGATGGAGGAGGAGAGCCGGCTGATCCGTGAGGCCGTGCAAGAAATCCCCGAGGTCGCGGGCTGCTCGAAGGCTCTCCTCTTGAAAAGCGGGGAGGGCACCCACGTGGTCCTGACGGTGAGCCTTCCGGGATGCCTCTCCTTTGCCGAGGCCCACGCCGCGGCGGACCGTATCGAAAAGACGGTAAGGGAGGCGGTGGCCGGACCCGTGACGGTCACCGTGCACGCCGAACCGGCGGAGCCGGTCACGAAGGACTCTGGAGGAGGCGGACGAGCCTCCGCACCAGAAAGCGCGGAGTAA
- a CDS encoding SDR family oxidoreductase encodes MKPRWVLITGASSGLGKEFADLFGRDRWNLVLTARRAERLSSLASDLNLRRGVKVEVLPADLTLPEAPVRIVKELEGRGVEVSALVNNAGFGLRGGVQDISLEKQAEMIYVNVLALTSLTRLLLPKMLALGDGGVLNVASTAAFQPGPYMAVYYATKAYVLSFTEALAEEVRGSGVKVSCLAPGATETEFAAVADMEGSRLFRMGAMDPRRVAETGYDAWKRGRVVAVPGLRNRLGAFSVRLTPRFLVRRLVRLLQSPS; translated from the coding sequence ATGAAGCCGCGGTGGGTCCTCATCACAGGTGCTTCGTCGGGGTTGGGGAAGGAGTTCGCGGATCTCTTCGGGCGGGACCGGTGGAACCTCGTCCTGACGGCGCGCCGCGCCGAACGCCTCTCGTCCCTGGCTTCGGATCTGAACCTGCGACGGGGAGTGAAGGTTGAGGTCCTGCCCGCCGATCTGACTCTCCCCGAGGCCCCCGTCAGGATCGTGAAGGAGCTCGAGGGGAGGGGAGTGGAGGTCTCCGCTCTCGTCAACAACGCGGGTTTCGGCCTCCGCGGGGGAGTCCAGGACATCTCCCTGGAGAAACAGGCAGAGATGATCTACGTGAACGTCCTGGCCCTGACCTCCCTGACCCGGCTCCTCCTTCCGAAGATGCTCGCCCTCGGAGACGGCGGCGTCCTGAACGTGGCCTCCACCGCGGCCTTCCAGCCTGGCCCCTACATGGCGGTTTACTATGCCACGAAAGCCTACGTGCTCTCCTTCACCGAGGCCCTGGCCGAGGAGGTGCGCGGTTCGGGAGTGAAGGTCTCCTGTCTTGCACCGGGGGCGACGGAAACGGAGTTTGCGGCGGTGGCGGACATGGAAGGTAGCCGCCTGTTTCGAATGGGGGCCATGGATCCCCGGAGAGTGGCTGAGACCGGCTACGATGCCTGGAAGCGGGGCCGGGTCGTCGCGGTCCCGGGCCTTCGAAACCGGCTGGGCGCTTTTTCCGTGCGGCTTACTCCGCGCTTTCTGGTGCGGAGGCTCGTCCGCCTCCTCCAGAGTCCTTCGTGA
- the hemW gene encoding radical SAM family heme chaperone HemW: MDARRRPVKTGPVWPGDDGRLGIYVHVPYCASLCGYCDFHRAVSPDGVPAGYEDRVLLEARLHHRDSVREVDTIYFGGGTPSLLPVRRLAALLDGLRRLFRVADGAETTLEANPETVTSASIDGWQQAGVNRLSLGVQSFQPGVLELLQRRATAGQALEAVVAAARAGFERLSVDLMAGVPGQSLKGLEEDLRRASDLPVDHISVYALDLHPGTPLAQRAERGEVLLPGDDLCARMLDRTHEVLTREGWGHYEISNFARRGGECRHNLKYWRGGEYVGLGPSSWSRIRGRLLGNPRDDVAWTKALEAGLPPWETEIVLTPERLLEDRLIFGLRLAEGVPLAEVQGLFAGTEYRLAHLLGRLSDQGLAELHGDRLRLTPKGFLVSTTVIAELLSVRPGEAAQGGGEGFPGVPSGKPGAVSSVRGNGPVRAPKGSRS, translated from the coding sequence ATGGACGCGAGGCGGCGACCAGTAAAGACCGGGCCCGTCTGGCCCGGCGACGACGGACGCCTTGGGATATACGTCCACGTTCCGTATTGCGCCTCCTTGTGCGGGTACTGCGACTTCCACCGAGCGGTGAGTCCCGACGGCGTTCCCGCGGGATACGAGGACCGGGTCCTCCTGGAAGCCCGCCTCCACCATCGGGATTCGGTGCGAGAGGTGGACACGATCTACTTCGGCGGCGGGACACCCTCTCTCCTGCCGGTGCGCCGCTTGGCGGCCCTCCTGGACGGCCTGCGCCGGCTGTTCCGCGTGGCGGATGGGGCGGAGACGACCCTCGAGGCCAATCCTGAGACCGTGACGAGCGCCTCGATCGATGGCTGGCAGCAGGCGGGCGTGAACCGTCTTTCGCTGGGCGTCCAGTCCTTCCAGCCTGGGGTTCTCGAACTTCTGCAGCGCCGCGCGACGGCAGGACAGGCCCTGGAGGCCGTGGTCGCGGCCGCCCGGGCGGGCTTCGAGCGGCTGTCCGTGGACCTCATGGCCGGCGTGCCGGGACAATCCTTGAAAGGCCTCGAGGAGGACCTCCGGCGGGCCTCGGATCTTCCGGTGGACCACATATCGGTGTACGCCCTGGATCTTCACCCCGGAACGCCCCTTGCCCAGCGTGCGGAGCGGGGTGAGGTGCTCCTTCCCGGCGATGACTTGTGCGCCCGGATGTTGGACCGCACGCACGAAGTCCTGACGAGGGAAGGCTGGGGCCACTACGAGATCTCCAATTTCGCGCGGCGGGGGGGGGAGTGCCGGCACAACCTGAAATACTGGCGCGGAGGGGAGTACGTGGGTCTCGGGCCCTCCTCCTGGAGCCGGATCCGGGGGCGTCTACTCGGGAACCCCCGCGACGACGTGGCCTGGACCAAGGCCCTGGAGGCAGGCCTCCCGCCCTGGGAGACAGAGATCGTCCTGACTCCGGAGCGCCTCCTGGAAGACCGGCTCATCTTCGGGCTCCGTCTGGCGGAGGGAGTGCCCCTCGCGGAAGTCCAGGGCCTCTTCGCCGGAACCGAGTACCGGCTGGCCCACCTTTTGGGGAGGCTCTCCGATCAGGGCCTCGCCGAGCTGCACGGCGACCGGCTGCGCCTGACCCCGAAAGGGTTCCTCGTTTCCACCACGGTGATCGCGGAACTCCTGTCTGTTCGTCCTGGAGAGGCGGCGCAGGGGGGAGGCGAAGGGTTTCCCGGAGTCCCGAGCGGGAAGCCCGGGGCCGTGTCGAGCGTTCGGGGAAACGGCCCCGTTCGGGCCCCCAAAGGGAGCCGTTCATGA